In Capillimicrobium parvum, a genomic segment contains:
- a CDS encoding M24 family metallopeptidase, whose product MNLNRIPASPLRGLAQTQQAVPVATPATLLQRRASRARELMLADNLDALVVFGRGHITEYGDAAFLTGYAPVARMSYAVLTRSGRGPVLVAPTPADRWYAARLPDAPEVRLAGEGDVVSGRDDLASAAAAVLAEERADRGRIGITGLRGLLPVGEFDALRRALPDAELVDAGSLMSRLKLLKEDEDVAEIRRTVAIADAGFIAARQALRPGATEAEVGAAIYQAVFSRGTRDALIFASAQPYFLSWTTDRPFRNGDLATIYVEIVGPTGYWVEVGGMVALGTPEPEQLRVAEACLEAARRAEAHLRPGSTAGEVARSIDGVAAEEDLHSGLWHGHGIGVDHDSPVITAADDTPLAPGMVIAVHPNFSTADERFGASVVDTYLITDDGFDRLSAVPQEILR is encoded by the coding sequence ATGAACCTGAACCGCATCCCGGCCAGCCCCCTGCGCGGCCTGGCCCAGACGCAGCAGGCGGTGCCGGTCGCGACGCCGGCCACGCTGCTGCAGCGCCGGGCGTCCCGCGCCCGGGAGCTCATGCTGGCCGACAACCTCGACGCGCTCGTCGTCTTCGGCCGCGGACACATCACCGAGTACGGCGACGCCGCCTTCCTCACCGGCTATGCGCCCGTGGCCCGCATGTCGTACGCCGTGCTGACGCGCAGCGGCCGCGGGCCGGTGCTCGTCGCCCCGACGCCGGCCGATCGCTGGTACGCGGCCCGGCTGCCGGATGCGCCGGAGGTGCGCCTCGCGGGCGAGGGCGACGTGGTCTCGGGGCGTGACGACCTGGCGAGCGCGGCGGCCGCCGTGCTCGCCGAGGAGCGCGCCGACCGGGGCCGGATCGGCATCACGGGCCTGCGCGGCCTGCTGCCGGTCGGCGAGTTCGACGCGCTGCGTCGGGCGCTGCCCGACGCCGAGCTCGTCGACGCCGGCTCGCTCATGTCCCGGCTGAAGCTCCTCAAGGAGGACGAGGACGTCGCCGAGATCCGGCGGACGGTCGCGATCGCCGACGCGGGCTTCATCGCCGCCCGCCAAGCGCTGCGTCCCGGCGCCACCGAGGCCGAGGTCGGCGCCGCGATCTACCAGGCGGTCTTCTCCCGCGGCACCCGCGACGCGCTCATCTTCGCCAGCGCCCAGCCGTACTTCTTGTCGTGGACGACCGACCGGCCGTTCCGCAACGGCGACCTGGCCACGATCTACGTGGAGATCGTGGGCCCGACGGGCTACTGGGTCGAGGTCGGCGGCATGGTCGCGCTCGGCACCCCGGAGCCCGAGCAGCTGCGCGTCGCCGAGGCGTGCCTGGAGGCGGCGCGGCGCGCCGAGGCGCACCTGCGCCCCGGCTCGACGGCCGGCGAGGTGGCGCGGTCCATCGACGGCGTCGCCGCCGAGGAGGACCTGCATTCGGGGCTGTGGCACGGCCACGGCATCGGCGTCGACCACGACAGCCCGGTCATCACGGCCGCCGACGACACGCCGCTGGCGCCGGGCATGGTCATCGCCGTGCACCCGAACTTCTCGACCGCCGACGAGCGCTTCGGCGCCAGCGTGGTCGACACGTACCTGATCACCGACGACGGCTTCGACCGGCTGTCGGCCGTCCCCCAGGAGATCCTGCGATGA
- a CDS encoding hydantoinase/oxoprolinase family protein, which yields MSYTIGIDVGGTFTDFVLTSSGSTELRVHKSPSTPSDPSDGVITGLGELAELEGLDLATFLDRTAMIVHGTTVTTNAVLTERGARTGLLTTEGFRDVLEMRRGVRSRTHLYDNKYTAPPPLVPRHLRLPVRERVDASGTALVELDRDAARAAVSELLGLGAEAIAVCFMHAYADDAHEREVAEIVRELAPDVFLSVSSEVLPQVRLYERVSTTAMNAYVGPVLRRYVERLVARLNDERFGGVLLVMQSNGGVAIPEIVTHLPASTVLSGPAGGPVAGLAHARGAGSEDCLIVDMGGTSYDVSLVRDGEVQVTHDGEVNRQSVSLPMIDVHTIGAGGGSIGWLDEGGLLHMGPQSAGADPGPAAYDRGGTEPTCTDADIVLGYIDPDYFLGGRMPLRVDLAEQAIERRIAGPLGLGVVEAAAAMYDVINLVMAAGTKDMTLARGVDAAEFPLVAAGGAGALHAGMIAAELDLSTVIIPPTSSVLCALGMVLADLRHDYVQAHRVLWSAFDPAAARELLDGMLAQGAAALDREGVEPARRRERVTADMRYIGQHHEVAVEFPLADLDGGAEGMDRIEAAFTARHEQLYGFSAPGRPMEVIGLHATVLGRREAPELQQLAAESGDTLKGHRRAWLPTERRLEDVEVHDGHRLAPGQHVAGPAIVERATTTVLVPERFTLTVDRLGSLILSNKEQSR from the coding sequence ATGAGCTACACGATCGGCATCGACGTGGGCGGCACGTTCACGGACTTCGTCCTGACCTCGAGCGGCAGCACGGAGCTGCGCGTCCACAAGTCGCCGAGCACGCCGAGCGACCCGTCGGACGGCGTTATCACCGGGCTCGGCGAGCTCGCGGAGCTCGAGGGCCTCGACCTCGCCACGTTCCTCGACCGGACGGCCATGATCGTCCACGGCACCACGGTCACGACGAACGCGGTGCTCACCGAGCGCGGCGCCCGCACCGGCCTGCTGACCACAGAGGGCTTCCGCGACGTGCTCGAGATGCGCCGCGGCGTGCGCAGCCGCACGCACCTCTACGACAACAAGTACACGGCGCCGCCGCCGCTGGTGCCGCGCCACCTGCGCCTGCCCGTGCGCGAGCGCGTCGACGCCTCCGGAACCGCGCTCGTCGAGCTCGACCGCGACGCCGCGAGGGCCGCGGTGAGCGAGCTGCTCGGCCTCGGCGCGGAGGCGATCGCCGTCTGCTTCATGCACGCCTACGCCGACGACGCGCACGAGCGCGAGGTCGCCGAGATCGTCCGCGAGCTGGCGCCCGACGTGTTCCTCTCGGTCTCGTCGGAGGTGCTGCCGCAGGTCCGCCTCTACGAGCGGGTGTCGACGACGGCGATGAACGCGTACGTCGGCCCGGTCCTGCGCCGCTACGTCGAGCGCCTCGTCGCGCGCCTGAACGACGAGCGCTTCGGCGGCGTGCTGCTCGTCATGCAGTCCAACGGCGGGGTCGCGATCCCCGAGATCGTCACCCACCTGCCGGCGAGCACGGTCCTGTCGGGGCCGGCGGGTGGCCCGGTCGCCGGCCTGGCCCACGCCCGCGGCGCCGGGTCCGAGGACTGCCTGATCGTCGACATGGGCGGCACCAGCTACGACGTCTCGCTCGTGCGCGACGGCGAGGTGCAGGTCACGCACGACGGCGAGGTCAACCGCCAGTCGGTGTCGCTGCCGATGATCGACGTGCACACGATCGGCGCCGGCGGCGGCTCGATCGGCTGGCTCGACGAGGGCGGCCTCCTGCACATGGGCCCGCAGAGCGCGGGCGCCGACCCGGGCCCCGCGGCCTACGACCGCGGCGGCACCGAGCCGACCTGCACGGACGCCGACATCGTGCTCGGCTACATCGACCCGGACTACTTCCTCGGCGGACGGATGCCGCTGCGCGTGGATCTCGCCGAGCAGGCGATCGAGCGGCGCATCGCCGGCCCGCTCGGACTCGGGGTCGTCGAGGCGGCCGCGGCGATGTACGACGTCATCAACCTCGTCATGGCCGCGGGCACGAAGGACATGACGCTCGCGCGCGGCGTCGACGCGGCGGAGTTCCCGCTGGTCGCCGCCGGCGGCGCGGGCGCGCTGCACGCCGGCATGATCGCGGCCGAGCTCGACCTCTCGACGGTGATCATCCCGCCGACCTCGTCGGTGCTCTGCGCGCTGGGGATGGTCCTCGCCGACCTGCGCCACGACTACGTCCAGGCCCACCGCGTCCTGTGGAGCGCGTTCGACCCGGCGGCCGCCCGCGAGCTGCTCGACGGGATGCTCGCGCAGGGCGCCGCCGCGCTGGACCGCGAGGGCGTCGAGCCGGCCCGCCGGCGCGAGCGGGTGACCGCCGACATGCGCTACATCGGCCAGCACCACGAGGTCGCCGTCGAGTTCCCGCTCGCCGATCTCGATGGCGGCGCGGAGGGCATGGACCGCATCGAGGCGGCGTTCACCGCGCGCCACGAGCAGCTGTACGGCTTCAGCGCCCCGGGCAGGCCGATGGAGGTCATCGGCCTGCACGCCACCGTGCTGGGCCGCCGCGAGGCGCCGGAGCTGCAGCAGCTGGCGGCGGAGAGCGGCGACACGCTGAAGGGCCACCGCCGCGCCTGGCTGCCGACCGAGCGCCGCCTCGAGGACGTCGAGGTCCACGACGGCCACCGGCTCGCGCCGGGCCAGCACGTCGCCGGGCCGGCGATCGTCGAACGCGCCACCACAACCGTGCTCGTGCCCGAGCGCTTCACGCTGACCGTCGACCGCCTCGGCAGCCTCATCCTGAGCAACAAGGAGCAGTCCCGATGA
- a CDS encoding hydantoinase B/oxoprolinase family protein has protein sequence MTDAATTPAAASVQGDAATTPAAASVQGDDAILTSIMASRLKTIGQRMGVVVERSARSPLLVEGRDFSLGIYAADGTLLEQTEYIPVLGYATTPAMRYIAEYFGDDVAEGDVVLHNDPYTGGNQLSDWKVTKPVFHEGEHVAWVVIAAHQADVGGAVPGSYNPDATDMWQEGLRITPLKLYDGGRRRQDVWDFVFGNVRLPIVADDITAMMGACTVGERELKALLARYGRGAFDTACARLLDASEASARAVVERIADGTYEAEWYVHDDGIDHDGEWTIRVAVRVEGDEITFDFSKSDDQATGYVNAPLAVTLSSVMIAFFMIADQDLPHNDGIMRVVKVVAREGSIVHPKYPAPTGFGNHLSDQIAAVIMLALAPAMPQTVTASWNHLLATLVSGWDDRIDGPYVDILINACKGGGGGTYGADGYDHIGLITSGGAIAAQDPEMYEVVNPHRLRKFEYAPDSAGAGQWRGGLGVETEFEFLTSGTIASVFGDGGTPETAAFGILGGRSGSPNEIELRYPDGRVERPRLKDLVTDIPAGTVYRQVAGGGGGYGDPHARAAERVLQDARHGYVSLENAREVYGVAIDAQTWTIDEAETARLRDGAG, from the coding sequence ATGACCGACGCCGCGACCACCCCGGCGGCCGCGTCCGTCCAGGGCGACGCCGCGACCACCCCGGCGGCCGCGTCCGTCCAGGGCGACGACGCGATCCTCACCTCGATCATGGCCAGCCGGCTGAAGACGATCGGTCAGCGCATGGGCGTCGTGGTCGAGCGCAGCGCGCGCTCGCCGCTGCTCGTCGAGGGCCGCGACTTCTCGCTGGGCATCTACGCCGCCGACGGCACGCTGCTCGAGCAGACCGAGTACATCCCGGTCCTCGGCTACGCGACCACGCCGGCGATGCGCTACATCGCCGAGTACTTCGGCGACGACGTGGCGGAGGGCGATGTCGTCCTGCACAACGACCCGTACACCGGCGGCAACCAGCTGTCGGACTGGAAGGTCACCAAGCCCGTCTTCCACGAGGGCGAGCACGTCGCCTGGGTCGTGATCGCCGCGCACCAGGCCGACGTCGGCGGCGCGGTGCCGGGCTCCTACAACCCGGACGCGACCGACATGTGGCAGGAGGGCCTGCGCATCACGCCGCTGAAGCTCTACGACGGCGGCCGGCGCCGGCAGGACGTGTGGGACTTCGTGTTCGGCAACGTCCGGCTGCCGATCGTCGCCGACGACATCACGGCGATGATGGGGGCCTGCACGGTCGGCGAGCGCGAGCTCAAGGCGCTGCTTGCCCGCTACGGCCGCGGCGCGTTCGACACCGCCTGCGCCCGGCTGCTCGACGCGTCGGAGGCCAGCGCCCGCGCGGTCGTCGAGCGGATCGCCGACGGCACCTACGAGGCCGAGTGGTACGTCCACGACGACGGCATCGACCACGACGGCGAGTGGACGATCCGCGTCGCGGTGAGGGTCGAGGGCGACGAGATCACGTTCGACTTCTCGAAGTCCGACGACCAGGCGACCGGCTACGTCAACGCGCCGCTGGCGGTGACGCTGTCGTCGGTGATGATCGCCTTCTTCATGATCGCCGACCAGGATCTGCCCCACAACGACGGGATCATGCGCGTGGTCAAGGTCGTCGCGCGCGAGGGCTCGATCGTCCATCCGAAGTACCCCGCGCCGACGGGGTTCGGCAACCACCTGTCCGACCAGATCGCCGCGGTGATCATGCTCGCGCTGGCGCCGGCGATGCCGCAGACCGTCACCGCATCGTGGAACCACCTGCTCGCGACGCTCGTCTCCGGGTGGGACGACCGCATCGACGGCCCGTACGTCGACATCCTCATCAACGCCTGCAAGGGCGGCGGCGGCGGGACGTACGGCGCCGACGGCTACGACCACATCGGCCTCATCACGTCGGGCGGCGCGATCGCCGCGCAGGACCCGGAGATGTACGAGGTCGTCAACCCGCACCGGCTGCGCAAGTTCGAGTACGCGCCGGACTCGGCGGGCGCCGGCCAGTGGCGCGGCGGCCTCGGCGTCGAGACGGAGTTCGAGTTCCTCACGTCGGGGACGATCGCCAGCGTGTTCGGCGACGGCGGCACGCCCGAGACCGCGGCGTTCGGCATCCTCGGCGGCCGGTCGGGCAGCCCGAACGAGATCGAGCTGCGCTACCCCGACGGCCGCGTCGAGCGTCCGCGGCTGAAGGACCTCGTCACCGACATTCCCGCCGGGACGGTCTACCGCCAGGTCGCCGGCGGCGGGGGCGGCTACGGCGACCCGCACGCGCGGGCCGCGGAGCGCGTGCTCCAGGACGCGCGCCACGGCTACGTCTCGCTCGAGAACGCACGCGAGGTCTACGGCGTGGCGATCGACGCGCAGACGTGGACGATCGACGAGGCCGAGACCGCGCGGCTGCGGGACGGCGCGGGCTGA
- a CDS encoding IclR family transcriptional regulator gives MLLTVKKIGPVLDLFSVDRPEWGVTEVAERLGIAKSSAHALLVSLAGVGLLSCTNQSRYRLGWRFLDLGETLKASLNLRGTALPLMRALVAQHRETVQLAVLDRGRVLFVERLEGTHPVRFAGAPIGARWPAHASATGKVLLAVRPRGEVARIASVEGLRAMTPNTVTDLDRLHGELEQVRRVGYAYDVEESVPGVSGVAAPVRLERGMTVAALSIAVPTSRFRTHERALRQAVVEAAETMSRELRRANAEERDAAAAVTAEDPPHPVLASDAALRRVVAAA, from the coding sequence ATGCTGCTGACCGTCAAGAAGATCGGCCCGGTCCTCGACCTGTTCTCGGTCGACCGCCCGGAGTGGGGCGTCACGGAGGTCGCCGAGCGGCTCGGCATCGCGAAGTCGAGCGCCCATGCGCTGCTCGTCAGCCTCGCCGGCGTCGGCCTGCTGAGCTGTACGAACCAGAGCCGCTACCGGCTCGGCTGGCGCTTCCTCGACCTCGGCGAGACGCTGAAGGCGAGCCTGAACCTGCGCGGAACCGCCCTGCCGCTGATGCGCGCCCTCGTCGCCCAGCACCGCGAGACCGTCCAGCTCGCCGTCCTCGACCGCGGCCGGGTCCTGTTCGTCGAGCGCCTCGAAGGCACGCACCCGGTGCGCTTCGCCGGCGCCCCGATCGGCGCGCGCTGGCCGGCCCACGCGAGCGCGACCGGCAAGGTCCTGCTCGCCGTGCGCCCGCGCGGCGAGGTCGCGCGCATCGCGTCGGTCGAGGGCCTGCGCGCGATGACGCCGAACACCGTCACGGACCTCGACCGCCTGCACGGCGAGCTCGAGCAGGTCCGGCGCGTCGGCTACGCGTACGACGTCGAGGAGAGCGTGCCGGGCGTCAGCGGTGTCGCGGCGCCGGTGCGCCTCGAGCGCGGAATGACCGTTGCGGCGCTCTCGATCGCCGTGCCGACGTCGCGCTTCCGCACGCACGAGAGGGCGCTGCGCCAGGCCGTCGTCGAGGCCGCCGAGACGATGTCGCGCGAGCTGCGCCGCGCCAACGCCGAGGAGCGCGACGCGGCGGCCGCCGTGACGGCGGAGGACCCGCCGCACCCGGTCCTGGCGTCCGACGCGGCGCTGCGCCGCGTCGTCGCCGCCGCGTAG
- a CDS encoding GntR family transcriptional regulator produces the protein MTDTLLPAPIEHSDLNRKVYDHLRAALLSGELRAGEKLNLTTLSSQLGVSRSPVHQALTRLAAEGLVDVRSRRGYTVTPLTTKALDEEYEIRLALELMAAERAIGTLSPEQLAELWVALDATLETMAEDHAWDLRRYIQANQSFHRLMLDYAGNDALSSVYANLRVSLLMERVLSGWNVEGLTDELCEQHIALYRAYEAGDLPAAQKVIRAHVELGRKTAVELIEAAGGAR, from the coding sequence ATGACCGACACCCTCCTGCCTGCTCCCATCGAGCATTCAGATCTCAACCGCAAGGTCTACGACCACCTGCGCGCCGCGCTGCTGTCCGGCGAGCTGCGGGCCGGGGAGAAGCTGAACCTGACGACGCTCTCGAGCCAGCTGGGCGTCTCGCGCAGCCCGGTGCACCAGGCGCTGACGCGCCTCGCGGCCGAGGGACTCGTCGACGTGCGCTCGCGCCGCGGGTACACCGTCACGCCGCTGACGACGAAGGCGCTCGACGAGGAGTACGAGATCCGCCTGGCGCTCGAGCTGATGGCCGCCGAGCGGGCGATCGGCACGCTCTCACCCGAGCAGCTCGCCGAGCTCTGGGTGGCCCTCGACGCCACGCTCGAGACGATGGCCGAGGACCACGCGTGGGACCTGCGCCGCTACATCCAGGCCAACCAGAGCTTCCACCGGCTGATGCTGGACTACGCCGGCAACGACGCGCTGTCCTCCGTCTACGCCAACCTGCGCGTCAGCCTGCTGATGGAGCGCGTGCTGTCGGGCTGGAACGTCGAGGGGCTGACCGACGAGCTGTGCGAGCAGCACATCGCGCTGTACCGCGCATACGAGGCGGGCGACCTCCCCGCCGCGCAGAAGGTGATTCGCGCCCATGTGGAGCTCGGCCGCAAGACGGCCGTCGAGCTGATCGAAGCCGCGGGCGGCGCACGATGA
- a CDS encoding amidohydrolase has protein sequence MRDSLDDLAAAVAPDVVGWRRHLHAHPELSFEETETSRFVAERLAELGIEVSRPSGTSVVGRLAGGRAGPTLAIRADMDALPIEEATGLPFASTNPGVMHACGHDGHTSILLGAATVLARLQDQLPGEIRFLFEPGEETLPGGAQGMVDAGVMDGVDQVIGLHLWSPLPVGTIVARPGRAMAACDVFRIEVRGVGGHIGMPQLAVDPIAIGAQVVEALQHLVAREVDPREPAIVGVTGFHAGNSVGVIPPTAEITGGTNMFSPAVQDLLERRIAEVAEGVCRAHRATCEVEYTRGYRAVINDEGVTASVARAARQAFGDAAVSEGEIIMGGEDVSAFLERAPGCFVLVGAGNAERGIVHDHHNPRFDIDEDSLGIGVRLFAHAALELLTEGAREDARAPA, from the coding sequence ATGCGCGATTCGCTCGACGATCTCGCCGCCGCCGTCGCTCCGGACGTCGTCGGCTGGCGCCGTCACCTGCACGCCCATCCGGAGCTCTCGTTCGAGGAGACCGAGACCTCGCGGTTCGTCGCCGAACGCCTCGCCGAGCTCGGCATCGAGGTCTCGCGCCCTTCCGGCACGAGCGTCGTCGGCCGTCTCGCCGGCGGGCGCGCGGGCCCCACGCTCGCCATCCGCGCCGACATGGACGCGCTGCCGATCGAGGAGGCCACGGGCCTGCCGTTCGCCTCGACGAACCCGGGCGTGATGCACGCGTGCGGCCACGACGGGCACACCTCCATCCTGCTCGGCGCGGCCACCGTCCTCGCCCGCCTGCAGGACCAGCTTCCGGGCGAGATCCGCTTCCTCTTCGAGCCGGGCGAGGAGACGCTGCCCGGCGGTGCGCAGGGGATGGTGGACGCCGGCGTCATGGACGGGGTCGACCAGGTCATCGGCCTGCATCTCTGGTCGCCCCTCCCCGTCGGCACGATCGTCGCCCGGCCCGGCCGCGCGATGGCGGCCTGCGACGTCTTCCGCATCGAGGTGCGCGGCGTCGGCGGCCACATCGGCATGCCGCAGTTGGCCGTCGACCCGATCGCGATCGGCGCCCAGGTCGTCGAGGCGCTCCAGCACCTCGTGGCCCGCGAGGTCGATCCGCGGGAGCCGGCGATCGTCGGCGTCACGGGGTTCCACGCCGGCAACTCGGTCGGCGTCATCCCGCCGACCGCCGAGATCACCGGCGGCACGAACATGTTCTCGCCCGCGGTCCAGGACCTGCTCGAGCGCCGGATCGCCGAGGTCGCCGAGGGCGTCTGCCGGGCGCACCGCGCGACGTGCGAGGTCGAGTACACGCGCGGCTATCGCGCCGTCATCAACGACGAGGGCGTGACGGCGAGCGTCGCCCGCGCCGCCCGCCAGGCGTTCGGCGACGCCGCCGTGAGCGAGGGCGAGATCATCATGGGCGGCGAGGACGTCTCGGCGTTCCTGGAGCGGGCGCCGGGGTGCTTCGTGCTGGTGGGGGCCGGCAACGCCGAGCGCGGCATCGTCCACGACCACCACAACCCCCGGTTCGACATCGACGAGGACTCGCTGGGCATCGGCGTGCGGCTCTTCGCCCACGCGGCGCTCGAGCTGCTCACCGAAGGGGCGCGCGAGGACGCGCGAGCTCCCGCGTGA
- a CDS encoding thiolase family protein → MGSGGGGAPAAIVGAHETPYTRHPAEGRDTRSYLAEAVAGALADAGIEHAAVDGLGVSSFSLAPDHAIDLAWRLGLHVRWLMDDANGGAGALNMLGHAVRAIEAGDAETIVLVSGDHLDRAAFRTLVEQYNRATADELVPLGYAGPNALFAMLTQRYADEHGLTREDLACIPIAQRWWAGRNPGAVYREPLTLEDYLAAPYVAEPLTRYDCVPVVTGADAVVVSAAPARRRRGAAPHVRVRAVAALHNPDDQQGDGVHPGFAEVAARLWPVAGAGPGDVDAAFLYDDYPVMALVQAAELGLVPGGDLAGWLHRDLLERRWPLNTSGGQLSAGQAGAAGGMHGLVEAVHQLRGRAGERQTPASLALVAGYGMVLYRHGACHNAAVLERIG, encoded by the coding sequence ATGGGCTCCGGGGGAGGCGGCGCCCCCGCCGCGATCGTCGGCGCTCACGAGACGCCGTACACGCGCCACCCGGCCGAGGGCCGCGACACGCGGTCCTACCTCGCGGAGGCCGTCGCCGGCGCCCTGGCGGACGCCGGTATCGAGCATGCCGCGGTGGACGGGCTCGGCGTGTCGTCGTTCTCGCTCGCGCCCGACCACGCGATCGACCTCGCCTGGCGGCTCGGGCTGCACGTCCGCTGGCTCATGGACGACGCCAACGGCGGCGCCGGGGCGCTGAACATGCTCGGCCACGCCGTCCGGGCGATCGAGGCCGGCGACGCCGAGACGATCGTCCTCGTCTCCGGCGACCACCTCGACCGGGCCGCGTTCCGGACGCTCGTCGAGCAGTACAACCGGGCGACCGCCGACGAGCTCGTGCCGCTCGGGTACGCCGGGCCGAACGCGCTGTTCGCGATGCTCACGCAGCGCTATGCGGACGAGCACGGCCTGACGCGGGAGGACCTCGCGTGCATCCCGATCGCGCAGCGGTGGTGGGCGGGCCGCAACCCGGGGGCCGTCTACCGCGAGCCCCTGACGCTCGAGGACTACCTGGCCGCGCCGTACGTCGCCGAGCCGCTCACGCGCTACGACTGCGTGCCGGTGGTGACGGGAGCGGACGCGGTCGTGGTCAGCGCGGCGCCGGCGCGGCGCCGGCGGGGCGCGGCGCCGCACGTGCGCGTCCGCGCGGTGGCGGCGCTGCACAACCCCGACGACCAGCAGGGCGACGGCGTGCATCCCGGCTTCGCGGAGGTCGCCGCGCGGCTGTGGCCGGTCGCGGGCGCGGGCCCCGGCGACGTCGACGCCGCGTTCCTGTACGACGACTATCCGGTGATGGCGCTGGTCCAGGCCGCGGAGCTCGGCCTGGTGCCGGGCGGCGACCTGGCCGGCTGGCTGCACCGCGACCTGCTCGAGCGCCGCTGGCCGCTGAACACCTCGGGGGGTCAGCTCTCCGCGGGGCAGGCCGGTGCGGCGGGCGGCATGCACGGTCTGGTGGAGGCGGTGCACCAGTTGCGAGGCCGGGCGGGCGAGCGCCAGACGCCGGCTTCGCTGGCGCTCGTCGCGGGCTACGGGATGGTGCTCTACCGCCACGGGGCGTGCCACAACGCGGCGGTGCTGGAGCGGATCGGTTGA
- a CDS encoding NAD(P)H-dependent flavin oxidoreductase, producing the protein MSALRRLLGCRVPIQQAGFGSSLNVDLVAAVAGAGAIGTVGAALASPAELEAALGEIRRRTDDGAVAVNFVEPFFDRAAHGAVLEVAAAGADLVEFFYGDPDAALIEAIHRGGARAGWQVGSVDEALAAAGCGVDVVAVQGIEAGGHVRATAGLLPMLAAVLDRVEVPVMAAGGIASPRAMAAALAAGAAGVRMGTRFVACAEADFHAGYKAALVAAGHGDTVYTAAFRELWPGAPHRVLRSAIAAAEANPAPVVATMSAGAERIDVPRFAGFAPVADADGDVAAMALFAGEGVGDIDDVPPAAEIVRRFADGAARLLGAMPVDASGAS; encoded by the coding sequence TTGAGCGCGCTGCGCCGGCTGCTCGGCTGCCGGGTGCCCATCCAGCAGGCCGGGTTCGGCTCGTCGCTGAACGTGGACCTCGTCGCCGCGGTGGCCGGCGCGGGCGCGATCGGGACGGTGGGCGCCGCCCTCGCGAGCCCGGCCGAGCTCGAGGCGGCGCTCGGGGAGATCCGCCGGCGCACCGACGACGGCGCGGTTGCGGTGAACTTCGTCGAGCCGTTCTTCGACCGGGCCGCCCACGGCGCGGTGCTCGAGGTCGCCGCGGCCGGCGCGGACCTCGTCGAGTTCTTCTACGGCGACCCGGACGCGGCGCTGATCGAGGCGATCCACCGCGGCGGCGCGCGGGCGGGCTGGCAGGTCGGCTCGGTCGACGAGGCGCTGGCCGCCGCCGGATGCGGCGTCGATGTCGTTGCGGTGCAGGGCATCGAGGCCGGCGGACACGTCCGGGCGACGGCGGGCCTGCTGCCCATGCTCGCGGCCGTGCTCGACCGGGTCGAGGTGCCGGTCATGGCGGCGGGCGGGATCGCGTCGCCGCGCGCGATGGCCGCGGCGCTCGCGGCCGGCGCCGCCGGCGTGCGGATGGGGACCCGGTTCGTGGCCTGCGCCGAGGCCGACTTCCACGCGGGCTACAAGGCGGCGCTCGTAGCCGCGGGTCACGGCGACACGGTCTACACCGCGGCGTTCCGCGAACTGTGGCCGGGCGCGCCACATCGCGTCCTGCGCAGCGCGATCGCCGCCGCCGAGGCCAACCCGGCGCCGGTGGTCGCGACGATGTCCGCCGGCGCCGAGCGCATCGACGTGCCCCGGTTCGCCGGCTTCGCCCCGGTCGCGGACGCCGACGGCGACGTCGCCGCGATGGCGCTGTTCGCCGGGGAGGGCGTCGGCGACATCGACGACGTGCCGCCCGCGGCCGAGATCGTGCGCCGCTTCGCGGACGGGGCGGCTCGGCTGCTGGGTGCGATGCCGGTTGACGCCTCCGGGGCGTCTTGA
- a CDS encoding Zn-ribbon domain-containing OB-fold protein: MSRSTPFAVLRCASCGRTAWPAPAMCARCGGLAFDAEPAAGGTLESATTAAGGPDGEAVTLGTVRTNAGPVVVARVIGARPGSEVALRLRDGALEAWRPRRARAAA, translated from the coding sequence ATGAGTCGATCGACGCCGTTCGCCGTCCTGCGCTGCGCGAGCTGCGGGCGCACGGCCTGGCCGGCGCCCGCCATGTGCGCGCGCTGCGGGGGCCTGGCGTTCGACGCCGAGCCCGCGGCCGGCGGCACGCTCGAGTCGGCCACCACCGCCGCCGGCGGGCCGGATGGCGAGGCGGTCACGCTCGGCACGGTGCGCACGAACGCCGGGCCGGTCGTCGTCGCCCGTGTCATCGGCGCGCGGCCGGGCAGCGAGGTGGCGCTGCGCCTGCGCGACGGCGCGCTCGAGGCCTGGCGTCCTCGACGGGCGAGGGCGGCGGCCTGA